One genomic window of Candidatus Kuenenia stuttgartiensis includes the following:
- a CDS encoding Sec-independent protein translocase subunit TatA/TatB, translated as MFSIPGGWEWIIIALIAFLIFGKRLPGIMKNVGRSIAEFRKGFKNVEEEINEVKEIKGNIDTITKFKIN; from the coding sequence ATGTTTTCCATACCAGGTGGTTGGGAGTGGATTATAATCGCGTTAATTGCTTTTCTCATATTTGGCAAAAGACTGCCTGGCATTATGAAAAATGTCGGAAGAAGTATTGCTGAGTTCAGGAAGGGCTTTAAAAACGTTGAAGAAGAAATAAACGAAGTGAAAGAAATAAAAGGCAATATCGATACTATTACTAAATTTAAGATTAATTGA
- a CDS encoding enoyl-CoA hydratase/isomerase family protein: protein MKDIRMNRGDTSGYDHIEFEEIKAKNGKAIGIIYMKKPPRNSIGSWLLDAIYDKMDQYEGDDSIGAIIIASRIRGVFSDGADRDELFGSWISGLVAEKNYERFRKAHEIFVEIENCKKPVLAAINGVTIGAGLELAMLCDLRIASDISFYSLPEAKPELGIIPGLGATQRLPRLVGVARAKEMLFLGKLIRADTALEWGLINQIVPHKDVLKHTIEIAKTLLERDARVLKEMKKCINYAMENDLQKGIEYEVRLFAEMMRLKLVGKGC from the coding sequence ATGAAAGACATCCGTATGAATCGTGGAGATACCTCAGGGTACGACCACATTGAATTTGAAGAAATAAAAGCGAAAAATGGCAAGGCGATCGGCATTATTTACATGAAAAAACCGCCAAGAAATTCTATTGGTTCATGGTTGTTGGATGCTATTTACGACAAGATGGATCAATATGAAGGGGACGACTCTATCGGAGCGATTATTATTGCAAGCAGGATTCGTGGGGTTTTTAGCGACGGGGCAGATCGTGACGAGCTGTTTGGGTCATGGATTTCCGGTCTTGTAGCGGAGAAAAATTACGAAAGATTCCGCAAGGCGCATGAAATATTTGTTGAAATAGAGAATTGCAAGAAACCCGTTCTTGCCGCGATAAATGGCGTTACCATTGGTGCAGGGCTGGAGCTGGCAATGTTGTGCGACCTGCGTATTGCGTCTGATATATCCTTTTACAGTCTGCCGGAAGCCAAACCGGAGCTTGGAATTATTCCGGGTTTGGGCGCTACTCAAAGACTCCCGAGATTGGTTGGGGTAGCGCGTGCAAAGGAGATGTTGTTCCTTGGAAAACTGATACGGGCTGATACTGCGCTGGAATGGGGGCTTATTAATCAGATCGTGCCTCATAAGGATGTTTTAAAACATACGATTGAAATTGCAAAAACTTTGCTGGAACGGGATGCAAGGGTGTTGAAGGAAATGAAAAAATGTATCAACTACGCAATGGAAAACGATCTTCAGAAAGGAATCGAATATGAGGTAAGGCTCTTCGCAGAAATGATGCGGTTGAAACTTGTTGGAAAGGGCTGCTGA
- a CDS encoding polyprenyl synthetase family protein: METEDIFASIEPLMDEVEARFYKELQPQNNSLADLVVHISKYKGKRLRPALTLLSGKCISDTAPQHIDLAVVVEMVHTATLVHDDIIDEAAMRRHVESMNSKWGREISILFGDYLFSRGFTILSALDSQIATLLLSQTVNTMCEGELIQLKRRYDVGLSEEDYIDIIEKKTASLCATSCRLGATFAGANHKLSEMMSNYGLKIGTAFQIIDDCLDFMGDEDEVGKSLNTDIKKGKLTLPLIRLVHQLPVSKRESTKELIFKGHLDEKKDAIVELLTEHDAVEYAFDRARSIVKQAQDVIAPLPDSQYKTALIELADYIIARKK; encoded by the coding sequence TTGGAAACAGAGGATATTTTCGCTTCAATCGAACCACTCATGGATGAGGTAGAAGCCCGGTTTTACAAAGAATTACAACCACAGAATAACTCACTGGCAGACCTCGTTGTACATATAAGTAAATATAAAGGAAAAAGGCTGCGGCCCGCCTTAACGCTGCTTTCAGGCAAATGTATAAGCGATACGGCACCTCAGCACATAGACCTTGCTGTTGTTGTGGAAATGGTGCATACCGCGACATTGGTGCACGATGATATCATCGATGAGGCTGCCATGAGAAGGCATGTCGAAAGTATGAATTCAAAGTGGGGACGTGAAATATCCATTCTGTTTGGTGATTATTTGTTTTCGCGCGGCTTTACCATCCTTTCCGCCCTTGATTCTCAAATAGCAACTCTGCTGCTTTCTCAAACGGTAAATACGATGTGCGAAGGCGAGTTGATTCAGTTGAAAAGACGCTATGATGTGGGGCTTAGTGAAGAAGATTATATTGATATTATCGAAAAGAAAACCGCTTCATTGTGCGCCACAAGTTGCCGTTTAGGCGCCACCTTTGCCGGGGCAAACCATAAGCTTTCGGAGATGATGTCAAATTACGGCTTAAAAATCGGTACCGCCTTTCAGATAATAGATGATTGCCTTGATTTTATGGGAGATGAAGATGAGGTTGGCAAATCGCTGAATACGGATATTAAAAAAGGGAAACTCACCTTACCGCTTATCCGGCTGGTGCATCAACTCCCCGTAAGCAAGAGGGAATCAACAAAGGAGTTGATCTTTAAAGGTCATTTAGATGAAAAAAAGGACGCCATCGTAGAGTTGCTTACCGAACACGATGCCGTAGAGTACGCATTTGACAGGGCAAGAAGCATTGTTAAACAGGCGCAGGATGTGATTGCACCGCTTCCCGATTCTCAATACAAGACAGCGCTTATTGAACTGGCAGATTATATCATTGCCAGGAAAAAATAA
- the plsY gene encoding glycerol-3-phosphate 1-O-acyltransferase PlsY: MINIISPVISYFIGSIPFGFIIARVAKGIDIREAGSGNPGATNVWRVMGKKYGILVFILDMMKGFLPVLIFDYVTSGQSRSLYAILCGTGVILGHTFPVFLGFKGGKAAATGCGVFLWLAPLPLFISVAAWLLTTFISRYVSLGSMVSTVVLVISIILLNNEPFGSGLSLTLFSIFISLFLIFRHKSNIKRIINGTENKIGRKTKN; encoded by the coding sequence ATGATAAATATAATAAGTCCGGTTATTTCATATTTTATTGGGAGCATTCCGTTTGGGTTTATTATTGCCAGGGTGGCAAAAGGCATCGACATTCGTGAGGCAGGAAGCGGCAATCCTGGAGCAACCAACGTGTGGCGGGTAATGGGGAAAAAGTATGGGATACTGGTTTTCATTCTTGACATGATGAAGGGTTTTCTTCCGGTTTTAATTTTTGATTACGTGACGTCAGGACAAAGCCGCAGCTTATATGCTATATTGTGCGGCACCGGTGTTATATTGGGGCATACCTTTCCGGTCTTTTTAGGTTTTAAAGGAGGCAAGGCCGCCGCAACCGGGTGCGGTGTATTTCTGTGGTTAGCTCCCTTACCTCTGTTCATTTCAGTAGCCGCATGGTTATTAACCACTTTTATTTCACGCTACGTATCATTAGGGTCAATGGTCAGTACCGTTGTATTGGTAATCAGTATAATACTGTTAAATAACGAACCCTTCGGCAGCGGGTTGTCTTTAACATTATTTTCCATCTTTATCTCATTATTTCTCATTTTCCGGCACAAATCCAATATCAAACGCATCATCAACGGCACAGAAAATAAAATCGGCAGAAAGACAAAAAACTAA
- a CDS encoding lipopolysaccharide kinase InaA family protein, with protein MRSNKTIICVKEDYKEFIADIISPPLVSEAGNQDSFQIKQGRGRYPTIPIKKNGGERLIVRNYKHGGMLGRLLGNVFFFGDRPLNEIYVHEVARKNGITSAEAIAVTKKKRWGIFYSANFISKEIAGAVDLIDFLNEQPAVDVHSKKSVIFTLAKLIRKMHDAGIYHADLHLKNMLLKKISGGTFEAYIIDLDKSTVWRQLTIGKRMKNLLRLDRSLEKYYWLQGKKTEKPLSHVSKTDRIRFFKAYMTTDPAIDRDWKVYIHRYYSPYTFHKFWWHFSGLS; from the coding sequence ATGAGAAGCAATAAGACTATCATATGTGTAAAAGAAGATTATAAAGAATTTATTGCAGACATAATTTCCCCTCCATTGGTGTCAGAAGCAGGCAATCAGGATTCTTTTCAAATAAAGCAGGGAAGGGGCCGCTATCCGACCATTCCTATTAAAAAAAACGGCGGTGAAAGACTCATTGTCAGAAACTATAAACATGGCGGTATGTTGGGCAGGCTTTTAGGAAATGTATTCTTTTTCGGCGACCGGCCATTAAATGAAATCTATGTACATGAAGTTGCCCGAAAAAACGGCATAACCTCCGCGGAAGCCATCGCCGTAACAAAAAAAAAGAGATGGGGCATTTTTTATTCGGCCAATTTCATATCGAAGGAGATTGCAGGCGCCGTTGATTTAATAGACTTTCTCAATGAACAACCTGCAGTAGATGTCCACTCAAAAAAATCTGTTATTTTTACCCTGGCAAAATTGATAAGAAAAATGCATGACGCGGGAATATACCATGCGGACTTACATTTAAAAAATATGCTCTTAAAGAAGATTTCCGGGGGAACATTTGAAGCGTACATAATTGATTTGGACAAATCAACGGTTTGGCGTCAATTAACTATCGGTAAAAGAATGAAGAATTTGCTGCGATTAGACCGTTCCCTTGAAAAATATTATTGGCTGCAAGGTAAAAAAACAGAAAAGCCGCTTTCCCATGTATCAAAAACAGACAGGATACGATTTTTCAAAGCATACATGACGACCGACCCGGCGATAGACAGAGATTGGAAGGTATACATTCACCGCTATTATTCGCCGTACACGTTTCACAAATTTTGGTGGCATTTTTCGGGGTTGTCCTAA
- a CDS encoding type II toxin-antitoxin system HicB family antitoxin produces MYKYAIEIFYSEEDEGYIAVVPELSECSAFGETEEEALEEVKTARYLWLETAKKERRKIPKPQGREMLKAVYKDILLSKTPSANK; encoded by the coding sequence ATGTATAAGTATGCAATTGAAATATTCTATAGTGAAGAGGACGAGGGATATATTGCTGTAGTGCCGGAATTGTCTGAATGTTCGGCTTTTGGTGAAACGGAAGAAGAAGCCCTGGAAGAAGTTAAAACAGCCAGGTACCTCTGGCTGGAAACGGCAAAGAAGGAACGGAGAAAAATACCAAAACCTCAAGGGAGGGAAATGCTTAAAGCTGTTTATAAAGATATTCTTTTGTCCAAAACACCCTCGGCAAACAAATGA
- a CDS encoding glycosyltransferase family 9 protein, with product MKIGKNSINQKNILIVRLGAMGDIIHVIPAVKNVREALPTSKITWLVEDNIKDLVEMVPEVDEVLVFPRKRWQSWLLRPERYFQFISEMFAFFKQLNMKRYDIVLDFHGNFKSGLLGYLSAAKIRVGFSMGYCKEFNYIFTNVHITPRQKTMHRIEKYLSLVQGLGIEAYYKKPVFSVPEQDNNYIDDFILKNHLGQKSMAIIHPGTSLFGKYKRWPTEKYARLSDKLIEDFGYAVIFTWSGPEYNIAEDIRSHMHFPAIIACKTASVKQLVALLQRADIYIGGDTGPTHLASCLGIPTIAVFGPKDPVVYAPFDENASVVRKDIHCSPCEKRRCEHVTCIHSITPDDVYSEICKLRKKRGLTF from the coding sequence ATGAAAATAGGGAAAAACAGCATCAACCAGAAAAATATTTTAATTGTTCGCCTGGGTGCTATGGGTGATATTATTCACGTGATTCCTGCCGTAAAAAATGTAAGAGAAGCATTGCCCACCAGCAAAATTACATGGCTTGTTGAGGATAATATTAAGGATTTGGTTGAAATGGTTCCCGAAGTGGATGAAGTGCTTGTCTTCCCCCGGAAGCGATGGCAATCATGGTTATTGCGTCCGGAACGGTATTTTCAATTCATTTCAGAAATGTTTGCCTTTTTTAAACAATTAAACATGAAAAGGTATGATATTGTATTGGATTTTCATGGTAATTTTAAAAGCGGCCTTTTGGGATATCTAAGCGCCGCAAAAATACGGGTGGGGTTTTCCATGGGATATTGTAAAGAATTCAATTATATTTTTACGAATGTGCATATTACTCCGCGGCAAAAAACCATGCACAGAATTGAAAAATACCTGTCGCTCGTTCAGGGATTGGGCATCGAAGCATATTATAAAAAACCGGTGTTTTCTGTTCCGGAACAAGACAATAATTATATTGACGATTTTATCCTCAAAAACCATTTGGGTCAGAAATCCATGGCGATTATTCATCCGGGAACAAGCCTGTTTGGCAAATACAAGAGATGGCCGACGGAAAAATATGCGCGTTTGTCAGACAAATTGATAGAAGATTTCGGATATGCAGTGATTTTTACGTGGAGCGGCCCGGAATATAACATTGCAGAGGATATCCGGTCGCACATGCATTTCCCGGCGATAATTGCATGCAAGACCGCATCGGTGAAACAGTTGGTTGCGTTATTGCAACGTGCGGATATTTATATTGGAGGGGATACCGGGCCTACCCATCTTGCATCATGCCTTGGGATTCCTACAATAGCAGTTTTCGGGCCAAAGGACCCGGTTGTTTACGCACCCTTTGATGAGAATGCGTCGGTGGTGAGAAAAGACATTCATTGCAGTCCTTGTGAAAAACGCAGGTGTGAACATGTTACGTGCATTCACTCAATAACCCCTGACGATGTATACAGCGAAATCTGTAAATTAAGGAAGAAAAGAGGTTTGACTTTTTAA
- a CDS encoding BTAD domain-containing putative transcriptional regulator: protein MEKINTFIAKITRPKIAGIFPRERLFRLMDKGRDKPVIWISAPAGSGKTTLAASYLNSRKLSYLWYRVDEGDADIATFFYSMGIAVKKAVPSHRKPLPLLTPEYQQSIPLFTKRYFEELYSRLTSPWIIVFDNIQDAPVNSLFHKTLTSSLDIIPDGISIIAVSRNDPPPHYASISANNKSHLIGREEVRFTMKESKEILLVGAKKRIANTSLTRLYTQTEGWAAGLVLIAEHIRTKGLDDTLRSGSIYEKAFDYFANEIFIKTDKKTQIFLLKTAFLPRMTIHMAEKLTGVSESGRILHELTRKNYFTTAHYQKETIYQYHPLFREFLLSRARDSFDTGRLSAMQRKAAALLGKSGQIEDAALLFINVGDWDGLIKLTCSHASSLIAQGRTKTLVEWITNIPEETRDNEPWILYWHGVCKLSYNLTESRGCFDRAFMQFRAWNEQTGMWLSWSYAVDTIFHEFEDFPRLDNYASLFDDIFQKRTPFPSFEVELRVLPCRFFIMAMREPNHPEIDKWAHRVFLCLQECREVNLRLQLGFHLAVHYLWMGDFANVGIVINSISEGLRSETILPMERLLWENTKAMYAWLTGSVESCLRTVSEALKLSCETGIHFWDHHLLSFAACAALSDGDIETANGMIRKIASGLTHARKIDIIFYHFLCAWRDLTSGNLSSAAEHMRIHTSLVAKIGAYLPVAVNHVAAAHIFAARGEYREAISWLNRAQQIGRQTKSKLIKHMCLLTKAWLALECSGKGTSEEEGLAALRKAMSFGREHRFINCFLWRPEVVSRLCIKALEAGIEAEYVRELVRTRKLVPDTPPLGCENWPWPLKIFTLGRFTLLKEDSPVSMSGKVPRKPLELIKAIISLGSKEVSIDRVTNMLWPDTEGDMAHHAFESTLYRLRRLIGNDAAIKLQGGHLSLDSRYCWVDVWVFERLLEEIAGASVSEKPVPLVRPDVLKLFEKAFDLYKGCFLPADISCLWTVSIRKSLQKKFFRLVMLSGNYLERAKQWQIAVEYYERAIEIDNLAEEFYQRLMMCHHRLDKRLEAVKVYHHLRNALSSVYQITPSPETEALYRSILSGTHKPECKKF, encoded by the coding sequence ATGGAAAAAATAAATACTTTTATAGCAAAAATAACCCGCCCCAAGATTGCGGGTATCTTTCCCAGAGAAAGACTGTTCCGCTTGATGGATAAAGGCAGGGACAAGCCTGTAATCTGGATATCGGCGCCTGCCGGTTCCGGAAAGACAACCCTTGCGGCAAGCTATCTGAATAGCCGTAAGCTCTCCTATCTGTGGTACCGCGTGGATGAAGGCGATGCTGATATTGCAACCTTTTTCTACTCTATGGGAATAGCGGTAAAGAAGGCTGTTCCATCGCATAGGAAACCCCTCCCCTTGTTAACGCCTGAGTACCAACAGAGTATTCCCCTGTTTACCAAACGGTATTTTGAAGAGTTGTATAGCAGACTGACGTCACCATGGATAATCGTTTTTGACAATATACAGGATGCGCCTGTTAATTCTTTATTTCATAAAACGCTTACCAGCAGCCTCGATATAATCCCTGATGGTATCAGTATTATAGCCGTCAGCCGGAATGACCCGCCTCCCCACTATGCCAGTATTAGTGCAAACAATAAATCCCATCTTATTGGACGGGAAGAGGTCAGGTTTACCATGAAAGAGTCTAAGGAGATACTTCTGGTAGGGGCAAAAAAGAGAATAGCAAACACATCCTTAACCCGGTTATACACACAAACAGAAGGCTGGGCGGCAGGTCTTGTACTTATAGCGGAGCACATAAGAACAAAGGGTCTTGATGATACGCTACGAAGCGGATCAATATACGAAAAGGCATTTGACTATTTTGCAAATGAAATCTTTATAAAGACAGATAAGAAAACGCAGATATTCTTACTTAAGACAGCCTTTTTGCCAAGAATGACGATACACATGGCAGAAAAACTCACCGGCGTCAGCGAATCGGGACGCATCCTGCACGAACTGACCCGAAAGAATTACTTTACCACGGCACACTATCAGAAGGAGACTATTTATCAATACCACCCGCTTTTCAGGGAATTTCTGCTCTCCAGGGCAAGGGATTCTTTTGACACCGGAAGATTGTCTGCTATGCAGCGAAAGGCTGCCGCACTTCTTGGAAAATCAGGGCAAATAGAAGATGCTGCCCTTTTATTCATTAATGTTGGTGACTGGGATGGTCTTATCAAGCTAACCTGCAGCCATGCATCGTCCCTCATAGCGCAGGGGAGAACAAAGACGCTTGTGGAATGGATTACAAATATTCCTGAAGAAACAAGAGATAATGAACCGTGGATCCTTTACTGGCACGGTGTTTGTAAATTATCGTACAATCTTACAGAAAGCCGTGGTTGTTTTGACAGGGCATTTATGCAGTTCCGCGCCTGGAATGAACAAACGGGCATGTGGCTGTCCTGGTCGTATGCGGTAGATACTATTTTTCACGAATTTGAAGATTTTCCCCGTCTTGACAACTATGCTTCATTATTTGATGACATATTTCAGAAAAGAACACCCTTCCCTTCATTTGAAGTTGAATTGAGGGTTCTTCCCTGCAGGTTTTTCATTATGGCGATGAGGGAACCAAATCACCCTGAGATTGATAAATGGGCTCACCGCGTTTTTTTGTGTCTGCAGGAGTGCAGAGAGGTAAACCTTCGTCTCCAGCTCGGATTTCATCTTGCGGTACATTACTTGTGGATGGGTGATTTTGCAAATGTCGGCATTGTAATAAACTCGATCAGCGAAGGGTTACGATCCGAAACAATCCTTCCGATGGAGCGCCTTTTGTGGGAAAATACAAAGGCCATGTATGCATGGCTTACAGGTTCCGTTGAGTCGTGTCTTCGTACTGTTTCTGAGGCGTTAAAGCTTTCTTGCGAAACGGGCATACATTTCTGGGATCACCACCTCCTCTCATTTGCGGCTTGCGCAGCACTGAGCGACGGAGATATTGAAACAGCCAATGGAATGATTCGTAAAATAGCGTCCGGTCTGACACATGCACGAAAAATCGACATTATCTTCTATCACTTCCTGTGTGCATGGAGAGATCTGACCAGTGGAAATTTGTCATCTGCCGCAGAACACATGAGAATACATACCAGCCTGGTCGCAAAGATAGGAGCGTATCTCCCTGTTGCGGTAAATCATGTTGCAGCGGCACATATCTTTGCGGCAAGGGGAGAATACCGTGAAGCAATATCCTGGCTCAATCGTGCCCAACAAATTGGACGGCAGACAAAGAGCAAGCTTATCAAACATATGTGCCTCCTGACGAAAGCCTGGTTAGCATTGGAGTGTAGCGGAAAAGGAACTTCAGAGGAAGAGGGGCTGGCAGCGTTGCGCAAGGCAATGTCGTTTGGGAGGGAACATCGTTTCATCAACTGCTTCTTATGGCGGCCTGAAGTCGTCTCACGATTGTGCATAAAGGCGCTTGAGGCAGGAATCGAGGCCGAGTACGTCCGTGAACTTGTCCGCACACGCAAACTGGTTCCCGATACGCCGCCTCTGGGGTGTGAAAACTGGCCGTGGCCGTTAAAGATATTCACGCTGGGGAGGTTTACCCTGCTGAAAGAAGACAGCCCCGTTTCCATGTCCGGAAAGGTACCGCGCAAGCCATTGGAACTTATCAAGGCGATTATTTCACTGGGAAGCAAGGAAGTATCTATAGACCGGGTAACAAATATGCTGTGGCCCGATACAGAAGGAGACATGGCGCATCATGCCTTTGAGAGCACATTGTACCGGTTGCGCCGCCTCATTGGCAATGATGCGGCAATCAAGCTACAAGGCGGACATTTATCGCTTGACAGCCGGTATTGCTGGGTTGATGTATGGGTATTTGAAAGGTTACTGGAGGAAATTGCCGGTGCATCCGTATCTGAAAAGCCCGTCCCCCTTGTGCGACCCGATGTTTTAAAGTTGTTTGAAAAGGCCTTTGATCTCTATAAAGGGTGTTTTCTGCCGGCGGATATATCATGTTTATGGACTGTATCAATCCGGAAATCCTTACAGAAAAAGTTTTTCAGGCTGGTTATGTTATCAGGGAATTATCTGGAACGTGCGAAACAATGGCAAATTGCAGTGGAATATTATGAAAGGGCGATTGAGATAGATAATCTTGCAGAGGAGTTTTACCAGCGGCTTATGATGTGTCACCATAGGCTTGACAAGCGTTTGGAAGCAGTTAAGGTTTATCACCATTTAAGGAATGCACTCTCTTCGGTTTATCAGATTACACCTTCACCGGAAACAGAAGCTCTGTACAGATCGATACTATCCGGTACTCACAAGCCGGAATGCAAGAAATTTTAA